In one Sphingomonas hankookensis genomic region, the following are encoded:
- a CDS encoding DUF4112 domain-containing protein: MAKPTRISPELFEQIAGHLDKNPDAVRRRVVAIERLMERSMTIPGTNHPVGLDFLLNFIPVVGSFIGAAMGSYMLWEARNLGMSKWQMARMAGNVGTDWALGLIPIVGAVPDFFFRSNTRNLRIIRKHLDRHHPATVTVEG; encoded by the coding sequence ATGGCAAAGCCGACCCGTATCTCGCCCGAACTGTTCGAACAGATTGCCGGGCATCTCGACAAGAACCCCGACGCCGTGCGCCGCCGCGTGGTGGCGATCGAGCGGCTGATGGAACGGTCGATGACCATTCCCGGCACGAACCATCCGGTCGGGCTCGACTTCCTGCTGAACTTCATCCCCGTGGTCGGCAGCTTCATCGGTGCGGCGATGGGCAGCTACATGCTGTGGGAGGCCCGCAACCTGGGCATGTCGAAGTGGCAGATGGCGCGGATGGCGGGCAATGTCGGGACCGACTGGGCGCTGGGGCTGATCCCGATCGTCGGGGCGGTGCCGGACTTCTTCTTCCGGTCGAACACCCGGAACCTGCGGATCATCCGCAAGCATCTCGACCGCCACCATCCCGCCACGGTGACGGTCGAGGGGTAG
- a CDS encoding ribonuclease T2: protein MRLALTLLALLAPVTAQAQTLQCSVPAQIERPRPDLPTPQQPRRVLPIGSYTLAITWSPEYCRTRRDDARNSFQCGGANRFGFTLHGLWPDGEGKDWPQYCTTTPILPESVIARNLCVTPSAQLLQHEYAKHGTCMGVSPAAYFDESRTLFQRLRFPDMMALSRRPNLTAGQIASAIARRNPGMTAQSMRITTNKRGWLDEVWLCLDKRRRYTACPAHQGGVTPNTRVKIWRGGRQAG, encoded by the coding sequence ATGCGTCTGGCCCTCACCCTCCTTGCCCTGCTCGCCCCCGTCACGGCACAGGCGCAGACGCTGCAATGTTCGGTGCCGGCGCAGATCGAACGCCCGCGCCCCGACCTGCCGACGCCGCAACAGCCGCGCCGCGTCCTCCCGATCGGCAGCTATACGCTCGCCATCACCTGGAGCCCCGAATATTGCCGCACCCGCCGCGACGATGCGCGGAACAGCTTCCAGTGCGGCGGCGCCAACCGCTTCGGGTTCACACTGCATGGCCTGTGGCCCGATGGCGAGGGCAAGGACTGGCCGCAATATTGCACTACCACCCCGATCCTGCCCGAATCGGTCATCGCCAGGAATCTGTGCGTCACCCCCTCGGCCCAGCTGCTCCAGCATGAATATGCCAAGCACGGCACGTGCATGGGCGTATCGCCCGCCGCCTATTTCGACGAATCGCGCACCCTGTTCCAGCGGCTGCGCTTCCCCGACATGATGGCCCTGTCGCGCCGGCCGAACCTGACCGCCGGACAGATCGCCAGCGCAATCGCCCGGCGCAATCCCGGCATGACCGCGCAGTCGATGCGGATCACCACCAACAAGCGCGGCTGGCTGGACGAAGTGTGGCTCTGCCTCGACAAGCGCCGCCGCTATACCGCCTGCCCCGCGCATCAGGGCGGCGTGACCCCCAACACCCGCGTCAAGATCTGGCGCGGCGGGCGTCAGGCGGGATAG
- a CDS encoding ABC transporter substrate-binding protein — MARILILAPLLFALGACDGGNDERPVVVDAIEDGVKGDAERVLLRSALAQGLVRFDAAGQVEPGLAERWNMVDDGRSYIFRLGDATWSDGRPVTAEQVVVALRRAVGVEAGHRLTPFLRSIDEIVAMTPQVIEVRLKRPNTELLTLLAQPELAVIRGPQGTGPLRRLRGEGIRLRAPADPEGPATVAADEVRLRGARAALAVARFASKRSDLVLGGDFADWPLVAAASPRPADVRVDPARGLFGFAFVARDGFLSSALGRAAVAMAVQSANLPGAIDAGWGQADTLLPERLDSAADPALPAWRNLTEEQRWATARAQVTAYGQPVRLRVALPRGPGATLLWGRVAVALSRIGISGERVAMTAPADLRLVDRVAPYDSARWYLATACRTCSMDAMTLIAAARDADNLPERAQRLAAADAAMAADVAFVPVARPWRWALVAPRLRAFQTNARAVHPLNHLRGDTN; from the coding sequence ATGGCGCGCATCCTGATCCTCGCTCCCCTGCTGTTCGCGCTCGGCGCTTGCGATGGCGGGAACGACGAGCGGCCGGTGGTGGTCGATGCGATCGAGGACGGCGTGAAGGGCGATGCCGAGCGCGTGCTGTTGCGCAGCGCGCTGGCGCAGGGGCTGGTGCGTTTCGATGCCGCGGGGCAGGTCGAGCCGGGGCTGGCCGAGCGCTGGAACATGGTCGATGACGGGCGCAGCTACATCTTTCGGCTGGGCGATGCGACCTGGAGCGACGGGCGTCCGGTCACCGCCGAACAGGTCGTGGTGGCGCTGCGCCGCGCGGTGGGGGTCGAGGCGGGACATCGGCTGACCCCGTTCCTGCGGTCGATCGACGAGATCGTGGCGATGACGCCGCAGGTGATCGAGGTGCGGTTGAAGCGCCCTAATACCGAATTGCTGACGCTGCTGGCCCAGCCCGAACTGGCGGTAATTCGCGGGCCGCAAGGCACCGGCCCGCTGCGCCGGTTGCGGGGCGAGGGCATCCGGCTGCGCGCGCCGGCCGATCCGGAAGGGCCGGCGACGGTCGCCGCCGACGAAGTCCGGCTGCGCGGTGCGCGGGCGGCGCTGGCGGTGGCGCGCTTTGCGAGCAAGCGCAGCGACCTGGTGCTGGGCGGAGACTTTGCCGACTGGCCGCTGGTCGCCGCCGCCAGTCCCCGGCCGGCGGACGTGCGGGTCGATCCGGCACGCGGGCTGTTCGGCTTTGCCTTTGTCGCGCGCGACGGGTTCCTGTCGAGCGCGCTCGGCCGGGCGGCGGTGGCGATGGCGGTGCAGAGTGCGAACCTGCCCGGCGCGATCGATGCAGGCTGGGGGCAGGCGGATACGCTGCTGCCCGAACGGCTCGATTCGGCGGCGGACCCGGCGCTGCCGGCATGGCGCAACCTGACCGAGGAGCAACGCTGGGCGACGGCGCGGGCGCAGGTGACCGCCTATGGCCAGCCGGTGCGGCTGCGCGTCGCCCTGCCCAGGGGGCCGGGCGCCACTTTGCTGTGGGGGCGGGTCGCGGTCGCGCTGTCGCGCATCGGGATCTCGGGCGAGCGGGTGGCGATGACCGCGCCGGCCGATCTGCGGCTGGTCGACCGGGTCGCACCCTATGACAGCGCGCGATGGTATCTGGCGACGGCGTGCCGCACCTGTTCGATGGACGCGATGACGCTGATCGCGGCGGCGCGCGACGCCGACAACCTGCCCGAACGCGCGCAGCGGCTGGCGGCGGCGGATGCGGCGATGGCAGCGGACGTAGCGTTCGTGCCGGTTGCGCGGCCGTGGCGCTGGGCGCTGGTCGCGCCGCGGCTGCGCGCGTTCCAGACCAATGCGCGCGCGGTGCATCCGTTGAACCATCTGCGCGGCGACACCAATTAG